From Acidobacteriota bacterium, the proteins below share one genomic window:
- the yacG gene encoding DNA gyrase inhibitor YacG yields the protein MPAEQNPLRPPRCPQCRTPLESVSGPNFPFCSERCALVDLGMWAGESYAIPGTSEEEGENEEEPSQ from the coding sequence ATGCCTGCCGAACAGAATCCCCTCCGCCCGCCGCGCTGCCCTCAGTGCCGGACTCCGCTGGAGTCCGTGTCCGGCCCGAACTTCCCCTTCTGCTCCGAGCGCTGCGCCCTCGTGGACCTCGGCATGTGGGCCGGCGAGTCCTACGCCATCCCCGGCACATCGGAAGAGGAGGGGGAAAATGAAGAAGAGCCTTCTCAATAA